acaataTTGTTGTATTGACATTTGTGGAAGATACATATTGGAAGCACATGTTTAATACCATAAGTGCATAAGTAAGTCAACCAACTAAAGTAATGAAAGAATAAATCCCTACTCATttactgtgtgagactttatgagtgTTACCTTTTTTTGGTACCCTTAGATTCTTTACTGTTGTttgatgtttatttttaatgtttattatcttagcttggaacctataaACACAAATGATTTAGTCTACGGAACAAGATTAGaaaaacagctaagtttaaattgaaattttcaaatagatTAGAAAGATTTATATACATTACATGTGTCCATTAGTCGGTTGATCTTATCACTAATATTAGAGAATGGacttgatcatagatacataggaaaataacataattgtaattgagaaattaaagagAGCTAATATTAGTAAGCAAGTTTGGGTCACTACGAGACTAacgttttattattatatttattcgGACTGAAacgactatgttattcctaatagATGTATAGTAAATTAGCTCTTAAATAAATGTTGCTCGTAAGGTCACACGacacaattattaataataaatgtacTATTATGAGAGGATTTTGTATGTAAGTTCTGGTACGGATCAACCATCATGTGTGAATGAAAGATATTGGGTTTAGTTTACCTATGATAGATTGACTTGACCTACATCCAATGATTATGCAAATCTACCATATTACCTATGTTAGTTGTAGGTAATTACAAAACTACCCATGATAGTTATTGGGAGTTGTAGGCAGTTATCCTTGTTTAAAATAACTCCAAAACCACCATAACTATCTCATCTAATTTTTATGCAAACCAAAACAAATACctgtttctcttctttttgtACTTTTATACTCTTCCATTACAGAAATCTAAAAAAGTAGAATCGTAGTGCATAATAAGGGCAAACTAATGTTGTGGAAATACACAGTAGAATCGGATCATCTACCATATCAATATCATCATTATTTTGCAAGTAAAAGATTATGATGTGGCGATGACAAGGTTAGTCACTAACGGAGTGATGCGAGgacaaaatttttagatttgatgattttatatGTTGTAATTTTTTAGGCATTTTTTATCTGATGTTTTATTTGTACACACATTATGGTATTTCCTTGTTTGTTTGATGTTATGACATTTGGGTTTGTTTTcatgattattttattgaaaggtatttaagtaattttacaTTGTTAGATGTTTGATCACTTTGATTCATGTTTAAGAGTTAAGATTAAACAACACATTACTCTATAGGACATGACTTCCAATGTAAGGTATTACATGTGGTAAGTATCCATATATTGGGGTTGAAAATAGTCATAACCCTCCAACCTTATTATCCGTGCACTTCATCAATCTATATAGTTTATGAACAGATTTTATCTCACATCTAGATTTTATGGATTTTATAAACTTTCTATTGATACTCATTCTCCAAAACATGTTGTCCAAATGCATCTTGAAAACATTCTTTGTCTAAGAAAATGTCAtctattttaaaagattatgtGTTACTCTCCGCTCATTAGGCATTAGATTTGGACAGATGGTCAAGGAAAGAAGGCAGCCTGTAACACCCCCTAGAAGTCATGTCCTCCAAAGGAAGATGTTACAAACTTAGACTATTTGAACATgcatttacttaaaatataaacaagcaTTCACATTTACCAAAAACCTACCAATAAACatcaaatttggtaaaatatTGTCGTATTATTATTTTGAGGAAACGTAACAAAAGAAATCCAAATATATGGCAACAGAAATCcgaaattataaaacataatatagtATAACATGAATACATAGTCTGAACATAGGgtaaataaataacatgatcAAACATGATCAAAAACATGACATCAATGCCCTAATGTTGGCTTTAAGCTTGTTGATTGTTGTTCACCTCGTAGCCATTATGATCACTTATACCTATAAGCATGAAAAGTGGGGGAGTGAGTGAATTATCACTTAGTAAGTAGAAGactttattattaacttttacatAATATCCAAAACACCTTTGGCTCAACCCATATTAACTCTATCATCTGAAACCTATCATTAAACTCCTATTAGAATGATAATGGGTCTTATATCTCATAATTATAAACTTGGAAACTTCCAAGCTGCTTAACAAAACTTTAGGTTTAATTGTGTCTTACTTTATCACTAAGGAATCATTCTCCAGATCCCAAACTAATGAAACCATATCATCTTTCATTGAAAACACTATCATAATATAGGTTATGTCCTATAATTGTATATTAGGTCAATCAAACTAGATCGAATACATGGATTTGACATCTTGGTCATCTGAGCATTCGTTGTGTAATCCACTCACTTATTCCACTATTAGACtgctaaaacaaaaatataactgAAACTACTACAAGCAGATACCCTACTACAGGTACAGTATCCTACTGCAAACATCCCTGACTGTAAGCCAATTTAAGGAATATATACTCACAGTGTCCCTTCGTAACAATCCTATGATATGTTTAGCATgctagtaacttgagccttaaATCACCTCTTGGCTCATCTCAACTTTCACCTTAGTCATAACTTAAGCCTTATCTTTGACTCATCTCTTGGCACTTTGGGCACTATTGCATACCTAGTACATTTATACTATCTCTTGAAACAACCCCTTTAACTTCTAACCTAGTTCGCTTTAACTTTTCTTTACTATGAATTGGCATCCCTCATTAGGTGAACAAACGTTCACACCCTTCTTCTAGTGAACGACTAACTCTTCACATACACTCATCTTTTGTTCGGTGTGAATAGGTGTCACCAGTTCATGTGAATAGTCGTTCACTTATTCTAGAACTAGAAACAATCATCTTTCTCGTTCATCATCCTTGTACCCTCCTTTAAGCATGAATGAGCATTCCATTATTTGGTGAATAGGTGTTCACCTTGGTCCAAACTTAACCTTAACACTTAGTCAACTTTTTGACCTACATACTttttaggggtatttttgtcattgtaCCCTTTGTACGATCATTCCTGAAATATGGATGAATGAACTTCATGCCTTTGTTGACTATTCATTGATCAAAAATGTCCAATAGTTGTTGGAGTGTTggaaaaacttaatttaattcgTAATGTTAACATGAACAAGTGTTCATCCTATACTGAACGCCTGTTCATAACCTATAATCTTATACATTTCAGACATAAATAGGAGTTCATGATGTATATGCAGTGCAAAAACGACTTATTTTCACACCTTATTTGATTTCTATGCATCTTCTACTCAACTGCACCATAATCTAAGTTTTTAGACACCAACTAACAGTATAAGGACACAATATACCATTCCAAACACTACTATAGTGCTTAGTATAAAGAactccatcaaaaccctaaccacattaattcaaaaattctaACGTGCAAGGATTATGTTGTAAAGCCTTACCACTTTCATCAAACATATCTGTTCACTATCTTAATTACCAATTAGTCATctttagggctggatttgagccgagttgagctcggctcgcagccatcTCGGGCTCAACTCGGTTtatatatgggcggctcgagttcagctcgagttcgactcgagctcggctcggctcggctcggcttgagttcggctcattttttgTTCGACTCTACTTGGCTCGGTTCGGTTtggctcatttttcattatcaaagcgacatcgtttttaatatagattgatcaaaacgacgtcgttttgtataaaaatttttttaaaaaaatctaacgagccaacccgagccagctcgagctcgattgagccgagcagagcccagCTCATTTTcggagctcgagctcgagctcgagtccagccctagtcTTCAACACAACAATTTAGCATAATAATACTTACACATAAAATCAACTTAACAACTCCACAAATCATAACCAacacatgcatgcatatatatatatatatatatatatatatatattcatcaatTTGTCAAAAGAAAGTGTCTTCGGTCCATTGCTTAAATTTTGGGATAACAAATACCCCAAAATTAGTGCAATGTGCCTTATTTAACCTATTTCTATATAACGCCACAAATTGGCATTCATGCTTCACATAGACAGTCGTTCATCCTTTAAACTTTTCTTACGTGGCACTTATCCACTTTAGTTGATGTGACACACTACAAATGAGCATCCTTGCTCCCAAGAATATCCATTCGTCCTCTCAATCACattatacttaatttatttCAACTTAACTCAACCATATGCGTATTCAAACACATAAATGTATAAGAAATGATTGTTTTGCCCTTGAGAAATATCTGTTGGTGTTACATAACCAATAAAATGTGCCATTGGGAGCATTCATGACCTCTGGCAATACATCAACACTAACTAAGTTTGTACATTGGAAACTTCCCATCCCCTCAATGCGACCACTAACATTGATCCTCTCCTTAAACATAGGTTCctcaataagaaaattatcaatttcatCACTACAATCAAAGGCAATAGAAGTCAAAACATTCTCTTAATTTCTAAGTACACAATACTCTACAATTAACAGTGTATTAACATCATGCATATTCACTATCTCATCTTTATCAACACCTTATGGGTATTTACCTCTCCATGCTCTACCTTTTATAGACCATCATCTTTTACTACATTATTATGTGGTTGTTAAAAATCAAAGTTGGTGGTTTCAGGAGATGCATTTCTCAATTTTGGAGTACTTATCACATAAACATAAATGCATTCTCTTAACTAGTGAAAAAGACTCATCATTCATAATCTTGATAGACCTCGTACTATTGACATTTTTCTAATTTGAGGCTCATCTAAATATGATTTTGCTTACGGTCAATATGAAGACATTTACTCAATAATCAAACTAATCCCTCAAACATCAAATTTGCAAGGATTTTagcatttgttttctttatctctCATGTATTATATTCTATTACCTTCATTCTTGGTCCAATCCCTTTGTACCGTaccaaaacaataacaaaactcAACATATGGATCAATTGtacaatgataatatataattttgtaaataaattatttaacaaaaaaattgtttgagaaATTCTTATTTAACCATAAATTTTGAGTATTTTTCATATTCTACAACATCAATTTAGCCCACACATGCAAAATAGAAATTAACCCCgaacatataatatatcaatgagCCCCTGCACATACAGATTTTCAATTAACCTCTAGATAAATGATATACCAATAAAACTTCTGCATATGCAAAATAACCGTTAACCCTTGCATGTGTAAAGTATCATCTACCGAAATAATATCATTTCAACTCTTTCTATTACTCTGGATTAAAATACACTTCAAACTTATCCAACATACTAAAAAACAATacataattatcaaataaattaaaatttagaagttAATATTCTTATAAATATCTAGATATAACaaactttttgttttaattcaaaatcatggtATTCAAATTAGCGTAAGTTGGAAAACAcgagaattttcaaaattcatatagtcatgatttaaatttgtatagAACATTAGGATCATACAAGAGATTCATAGGCATTTTGGCTTTTAAATTTGGGTTTTGGTTATGTCtctataaaccttaaaaaattactcaattttaaTACACCCCCTAATTTTAGGCATTTTACATAATTTACCAAATTCACTACTTTCAGCAGTATTAAACAAAGAATCTTATACATCCCTggcatgaaaaagaaatcaCCAAAGTCATTATATCTCAATGCTTTCCAAGGAATTGAGCTAGTAAGTAAATGGTTCggaatctattttctttttattattatcatttttatgcccatgttagaaaataaataagtcGATCGtagttcaaaatgaaattacattGAAACCTTTTGCAACCATGAACTAGTTAACCGTAAGGTAAGACATTACAAACaaccatattatttataaacctcTTTCAACCTATTATCACAACGGAAAAAAGGGGGACAACCCCAAAATTTTCAGGAGGAATGATCCAGTAAAAACCCATATGCATTAAAGAATAGTTGACAAGGTCAACTGAATTTCCTAGCACTATGACAATAAGGGCACCTGCACTGCCTGTTACCGGTTCCATTCAAAGTCTCCTCCATATCTGGGATTTGCACTATTTGCTCGGCTGGTATCATCAGGTTTTATTGAGTTTGCATAGGCATGCCAACCTAAAAGGTATGGCAAGATATACTGCAACAAACACAAGTCCAATTGTATTGAAAATACTGTAATATACTTGTGTCTATTAAAGACGATCCACATAGAACAGAGACAAGGAAGAATTTGAAACCAAAGcagtaaaatattatatgcCAGCAGTTCTAAAACCATACCCCATAATGCAAGGAAAACTCATTTATCTTTGCTGTGTTTCAAAAATCAGCCTCCTTGTAGAAGTGGataacatttttaacttttcaatTCTCATAATATGCAAAACTAGAGAATTCATTGACAGAATTCATTAGCCAGAGAACTGGATAACATGCTGATTAAACTAGGTAAAGTGTAATATGTTAGACACTAGATTGTTTTCTTAAAAGTTATGTTTCACACAAGCCAGATTCCTCTCACTTGTTATTAGTATCAGCCAACCAGCTTTCTCAACTTTCTAACTTTTCCACCATGCCTCCATTAACCTCAGGGTTTACCGAATACTGAAGATAAAGTGCATTGTATAGAAGCCAAACAAGATATCTAGTGtcaattgttaaaaaaatttcatgattttCTACAGCATACTAAGATGACAGGCCAAATCATATCTTTCCTTGCCCCTAAAATTAAACGCATACAAAAATGCACAACTCAATCAGATATAGACAGAGAGAAGTATATCATACGTTGAATGCCGAGATAAGGACTGTGTACTCTGCTCTGGTAATGGGAATGTAAATACTCTCATCCAGATTGATAAGCTTGCTTTGAACATCTACAATTTAGATAAAGCAGAACAGAggcaatgttagataaatattgatttaacaTAATCTCTTATTCAAGTTGTAGACCGTCAGAATATGTGAATCTATCAGCTTCTGGCATCAATGAGAAATGTGATTCACTGGATGAAGGTATAAACAGTTTGGGTATAATCAAAATAAGGAATTTAAAGGCAGATTTTTAGAAGTAATTTAATGAGAAATATGATTTACTGGATGAAGGAATAAAAAGTGTGGAGAGCATAACATTTTAAAGTGTCAATTCATATGAATACATCAAAAAGTGTCAAGTTGAAGCAGGACATGCTAGGCATCAATAGAGTTAATtgggtttttcattttatttcatttaggGAGTCTTATCAAGAGTAGTCCagacttttattttcatttattattagggtttttcaaatttggctTCGGCCTGTTTATAAATTGGTCAAAGTTGTATATGGTCTAGAATTCATTGATGAAGATTTGACTATTTCATGAACCCTCTTCTATTTTCCTTTAGCATTTTTCTCTCCCTTTTCATTTTCCCCGTGTTTCTTTTTgataaaaccctaggttttatcaaggaaaattgaaaaaagaattaagaaagaaGATAGGGATTTGATCACCTCCAGAGGATCGGCCTCCAATTTGATCACTTCGACGGGATCAACCTCCAAATAGCCAAAGGCTTTGAATCATACTATTATTGCCTATTGATTGAGAAAAATAGCCAAAAGgcattacatatatatagaagttataatttttagtcAACTAGGATTTGTATTCCTTAGTCATCTTGGAATTCTattaaaggaaataaataataaaggcAAATATAATATTCTTGCTATAATTAATAATCCTATTATAATTAGGATAAACCAAATTAGGATTCCAATCCCTAAAAATAAGGTATCTTAACACTTTTTCTCACTTCTATGATTTCGTAGAACAATATTCCCAAATTTATTGCTAAGATTTCAAGGTAAAGAGATATACTTAGGTTAAAGAAGTGACCAGATCCATCAGGAAGTGGCTCCACCTTCAAAACCTTCCGAACCTTGCCTTCTTCactacagaaaaaaaaaaatgaaacttcagtaagaatataaattgataaaatgcCTAGGTTGCTTTAAATTTTGAGCCTGTTTGAATCAACATGTATAAACATATGGGTAAGGCCAAGGTTAGAAAGCACACCAAAATTTCGAAGGTAGCAAGTCTAAATAATCTTCATATCATTTAGAGTGCTAGATACACTTCTGAAGTAAAGTACATTAATTGGGTTAAATACAGAGCACTTGACATTTTCTGCAGatgtaaatcaaattttcatgaCATGATATTCAATTCCTCAATTATAGGACAGAAAATGAATCTATTGATTGGCATTTGATCTTTGACTAATGGATAGCAAGGAGccaaaatgaaacttttttttttttaatagcccTCCAACCCCAGTCTTCAAATCACTTATTTGAAATAACATAAATGAATAGATGATTTAAAATAAAGGAGTTAAATACAGAAAAATTTGCCTCCATGTGGCATAGATGAGTTCAAAGCATAATATCATTCATGCATCAATAGAAAACTCTGAATTGTAAGTCGTAGCACAAGTCACAAACTTCTAAGTaactttaaaagtaaaactcgaCTCCCCATGTGAAATTCAGCAACTAGATGGTACCTTCTTCCCTTGAAAGGATCATGGAAAAATTCACACGATTCTCTTGAACCAAGGCCAACCAAAGTTCCAATTTCTGTCACCGATAATGAGAATACCTAGATTCATGCCAAAACAACCAcaaatatattcacatatatcaaacaTTCTTGCATAGATTATTTTAAACTCTTGACAagctatataaataaataaataaataaataaaggcagATCTTCCCTGGGCAAATGAATTCCCAAACTGTCAAAAACAGTCAACATGAACATTAGAGGCACATAAGTAGACATATTGCTGTAGTCTTTGGATAGAAAAGTTGGAAAGGTAATTAAATGTAGATTACTAACTATAAAgcccattaaaaaaatttaggctCAACACTGATATTCTAATTATGAGAAATACATACTTATTACGACAGTTTTAAGGACTAGAAGTCCAAACAAATTTAGATAATCGATCCACTACTTCAACCATCAAATCCAGCTGTGGTTAATATAACTGAGGTCTGATCAACATGAGCATAGTGGACCAGCAAAAATAGAGTTCGAACTTATAGATGTCTTCCTTTTACTTTTAACCCACTGAACTCCATTCATTCATTTAAAAGTGCAGAATATCCATGCAATTTTGGAGTAAAAATGCACTAACACTGCTTTCTCTAAATGACAGCAACCATTTTAAAGGTTCTATCAAGTAAATTCAAACAGTATCCCAAGATGTCCATAATAGGCTAAAAATCCCATTTCTTCTaccatgattttttttttttttttccatcaccAAACAAAGGATAAAGGCATATACCTGCTTTCTACTCCAATCATATTGTCGAACACCAACCGCAGGAGCAAACTGCAGCAACACAAAACCTTCTTTGGATAATTTAAATGCCCCTGACTGCAATCATCAATCAATAGAAGGCAGTCAAAACTCTTAACTGTTAAAACATCTTCATCACCATAAAGAAATATAGAACAACTTCACTAACCAGCCATTTAGAAATGAACAAAGAAATAAAGCAAAAATCAAAAGCAACATTACATCTAAAGACACAAATTCCGGTGCTCTAGGTTCCACAGTAACCGCTGCCTTCCCTTTGTATATTGAATGACCCACATAAACCCTCGGTGGCAATGGCCCAACTATACATAcaagatacataaataaataaaacgataaataatcaaaaaaaaaaaaaaaatcaaactaaagcCCAGAAATTTATCTCCAAACTTAGTTTAATCGCAGATTCCATTATATTGcagaaaaaaacatattattaaatgaGAGAACATCAAATTGGCGATTGAAGCTTTTGAGTTAAACATAAAAAGGCAAAAGTTAGCATATTTTAGGCAGAAAAAGTCACCTGCTGCTTCAGTAGAATTTTGTGAAGCAAAAGAAGAGTTGCTGGGAGGGGTGAGGAAACTCTTTTGCTCATAGTACTCTGATTGACGGCATTTGActaaaaatttcttctttttgatGTTAAGGAAATTTTTAGTTGAAGAGATGGAACTAAAGGGGTTgggttttgaatttgataaagATTGTAATGGGCATAacttagggtttagggtttgaagATATAAAAACTGAAGCTGCAACATCGTttataatctgaaaatatttttctgTGAATGTAGCAGCTAAATGAGCAAACCAAAGGGATGAGGCTGGGTTTTCGGTTCGACAGTGCACCGAAGAGCAACAGAGTCAGACTTTAGTAAGGATAAcgtgataaatgatatttttattaaaaaaattattaataaaatcttaattttactgtaattctatttattaaatttttcggattaaaaaatatttttacattcatttataattacatttaatcTCAAATGTAATTGTAGCTAGGGATGATAATTTTTGACATTATCTATTaacaagataaaaatatatatatagattagGTTAAGtgtttttgacataaaatttatttccaattactctattttaacttaaaattaaatcaaatactattaaaattcatacaaaaataatttgatatgaaatgaattgattcaaatgttttaaagaaatgttactttaatagaatttgttagagataaattatgaataatactatgtgtacatacttttagtatataatttggatatataaataatatgttattataggATTGAATGATACTTTATCTTTAagtcaaaatcatctaattacataaataatatatcatttgtatactcaaattatgtatgtatagttttattaataaattacataaatattgaAAGATAACATCAATAACAACTGAAATCTTTATAGATCACATatagttgtatttttatataattataattatctatattaatttttatttgaatattttattttattattaagtagtaagaatgaGATTTGGGTACATAAATTATACGTTATGATGtgatttaatattactttatatttaatttaaaatcattcaatcacatgataatatatcatttatatgtataattatgtatgcatagttttattgataaactatataaatattaaaaaataatatcaataacaactgaaatttttacaaattacatatagttgtatctttatataattataattactcatattaatttgtatttttattcaattaacttattttattatgaaatagTAAGAATGTGATTTGATTAGTTAGATTAGTAAtacattttaaaggttttagtatgtaatttttagacaatttataaacaagataaaatattatattgtgttttattaacaataagTTGGGGTTATTTGgtgaataaatcaaaataataaaaacactcTAAAGAGTA
This sequence is a window from Mangifera indica cultivar Alphonso chromosome 5, CATAS_Mindica_2.1, whole genome shotgun sequence. Protein-coding genes within it:
- the LOC123215277 gene encoding single-stranded DNA-binding protein WHY1, chloroplastic-like; translation: MLQLQFLYLQTLNPKLCPLQSLSNSKPNPFSSISSTKNFLNIKKKKFLVKCRQSEYYEQKSFLTPPSNSSFASQNSTEAAVGPLPPRVYVGHSIYKGKAAVTVEPRAPEFVSLDSGAFKLSKEGFVLLQFAPAVGVRQYDWSRKQVFSLSVTEIGTLVGLGSRESCEFFHDPFKGRSEEGKVRKVLKVEPLPDGSGHFFNLNVQSKLINLDESIYIPITRAEYTVLISAFNYILPYLLGWHAYANSIKPDDTSRANSANPRYGGDFEWNR